One genomic segment of Bradyrhizobium prioriisuperbiae includes these proteins:
- a CDS encoding NepR family anti-sigma factor: MNDPKRKPSTGKPGGLNAEIQSRIGHQLRAMYDDVVRQGVPDRFAELIRKLDTADAGDLVTKNDRRD, encoded by the coding sequence ATGAATGATCCAAAACGCAAGCCATCCACCGGCAAGCCAGGTGGACTGAATGCCGAAATTCAATCCCGCATCGGGCATCAGCTTAGGGCGATGTACGATGATGTCGTCCGACAGGGGGTCCCCGATCGTTTTGCGGAGCTGATCCGCAAACTCGACACCGCCGATGCCGGAGATCTGGTGACCAAAAACGACAGGAGGGACTAA
- a CDS encoding sigma-70 family RNA polymerase sigma factor: MPLTNQLRDDMLACVPSLRAFAISLSGNGDRADDLVQETLLRALANIESFQPGSNMPAWLFTILRNLFRSDYRKRRREVEDADGSYAKTLKSQPGQSHHLEFEEFRVALEKLPQDQKEALILVGASGFSYEDAAAICGCAVGTIKSRVNRARSKLSNLLYVEGADDFGPDNTVRAVIGGR; encoded by the coding sequence ATGCCCCTCACCAATCAGCTTCGTGACGACATGCTCGCGTGCGTGCCGAGTTTGCGCGCATTCGCGATTTCGCTCAGCGGCAACGGCGACCGGGCCGACGACCTTGTGCAGGAAACCCTGCTGCGGGCGCTGGCGAACATCGAATCGTTCCAGCCGGGCTCGAACATGCCGGCATGGTTGTTCACGATTTTGCGAAACCTGTTTCGCTCCGACTATCGCAAGCGCCGGCGCGAGGTCGAGGACGCCGATGGCAGCTATGCCAAGACGCTGAAGTCCCAACCGGGTCAAAGCCATCACCTGGAATTCGAGGAATTTCGCGTCGCGCTGGAAAAGCTGCCGCAAGACCAGAAAGAGGCCCTCATCCTGGTCGGGGCATCGGGCTTTTCCTACGAAGATGCTGCGGCGATCTGCGGATGCGCGGTCGGCACCATCAAGAGTCGCGTCAATCGCGCGCGCTCGAAACTGAGCAATCTGCTCTATGTGGAAGGCGCCGATGACTTCGGGCCGGACAATACGGTCCGTGCCGTGATCGGTGGCAGATAA
- the ureG gene encoding urease accessory protein UreG has product MPQFHGPLRVGIGGPVGSGKTALMDLLCKAMREHYDIAAITNDIYTKWDAEYLVRSGSLTADRIAGVETGGCPHTAIREDASMNLAAVADMRAKFPDLDMILIESGGDNLAATFSPELADLTIYVIDVAAGDKIPSKGGPGITRSDLLVINKIDLAPHVGASLEKMDVDARRMRGERPFVMTNLKKSEGLDRIIRFIETKGGLRAPAGAKAG; this is encoded by the coding sequence ATGCCTCAATTTCACGGCCCACTTCGCGTTGGCATCGGCGGCCCGGTGGGATCGGGAAAAACAGCGCTGATGGATCTGCTCTGCAAGGCGATGCGTGAGCATTACGACATCGCCGCCATCACCAACGATATCTACACCAAATGGGATGCGGAATATCTGGTGCGATCCGGTTCGCTGACGGCGGATCGCATCGCCGGCGTCGAGACCGGCGGCTGTCCCCATACGGCGATCCGTGAAGATGCATCGATGAATCTTGCCGCGGTCGCCGACATGCGGGCGAAATTTCCCGATCTCGACATGATCCTGATCGAATCCGGAGGCGACAATCTGGCGGCGACCTTTTCGCCGGAACTGGCGGATCTCACGATTTATGTCATCGATGTCGCGGCCGGCGACAAAATTCCCTCCAAGGGCGGACCGGGCATCACACGCTCGGATCTGCTGGTGATCAACAAGATCGACCTGGCCCCCCATGTCGGCGCGTCACTGGAAAAGATGGATGTGGATGCACGTCGCATGCGCGGCGAGCGGCCCTTTGTCATGACCAATCTGAAAAAGAGCGAAGGCCTCGACCGCATCATTCGTTTCATCGAAACCAAGGGCGGCCTGCGCGCGCCGGCCGGCGCCAAGGCCGGGTGA
- a CDS encoding CHASE domain-containing protein, translating into MFRLGFLIGLIALIGVLISGLVAYRVYHQEISLDDAALQRSVDIHARLVQDRLSERELLTRIIVGLIRRPSLLQGNVLEPLRSSIYAFKTDFVVASWVARVPPAGLTSAEKQLATAGFSRPKIRDAEDQVLNLASITQPTDVLMDVEPRNDETLTFPGRTLDQHPVLGPLLARAALEGKPLCSDPLVLMRTNGPVGVVLVAPVTQDGSSSVAGFIMFSYRIAPLILANEDTSPFDVVLRDPRELSKELKADPQGMVTAVTARQDPATPMLRRIVSFGGKDWALGYYPKNNSRARGEELAAIVAIIGVALTSIICGLFGYVIYNNIRLSREIEVRIGFENRLTAVIGELNHRVKNILAVIQSIVTRTLRHGTDVDSARELLIGRIHAMSNVVSLLSDSQWQGVKLRGLLESRAIPHAERIALSGPDIAVSPRAAQSLSLLFFELASHADEGLSLVGKHPNISAQWHVMGQGKDAIFDFRWEEFNTSAATRRPDSDFGVILLDRVAPEALGGASKRYFTDVSYVYELTAPMETVVDQAELDRTDRLAAPVNTGKRK; encoded by the coding sequence GTGTTCAGGCTTGGTTTCCTCATTGGATTGATCGCGCTGATCGGAGTTCTGATCTCCGGGCTGGTCGCGTATCGCGTGTACCATCAGGAAATATCGCTCGACGATGCGGCGCTGCAGCGTTCGGTCGATATCCACGCGCGACTGGTGCAGGATCGCCTGAGCGAGCGAGAGCTGTTGACCCGCATCATTGTCGGCCTGATCCGCCGGCCGTCCCTGCTGCAGGGGAATGTCCTGGAGCCGCTGCGCTCATCGATCTATGCGTTCAAGACCGATTTTGTGGTCGCCAGCTGGGTGGCGCGGGTTCCGCCGGCGGGCCTGACGAGTGCCGAGAAACAGCTGGCCACGGCGGGTTTCTCCCGTCCCAAGATTCGCGACGCCGAAGATCAGGTTCTCAATCTTGCCTCGATCACTCAGCCGACCGACGTGCTGATGGATGTCGAGCCGCGGAATGACGAAACCTTGACCTTCCCCGGGCGAACGCTCGACCAGCATCCCGTGCTCGGCCCGTTGCTGGCCCGCGCTGCGCTGGAGGGCAAGCCACTGTGCTCGGATCCGCTGGTGTTGATGCGGACCAATGGTCCGGTCGGGGTCGTGCTGGTCGCGCCGGTAACACAGGACGGCAGCAGCAGCGTTGCCGGCTTCATCATGTTCTCCTATCGCATTGCGCCGCTGATCCTCGCCAACGAAGACACCAGCCCCTTCGATGTGGTGCTGCGTGATCCGCGCGAGCTCTCCAAGGAGCTGAAGGCCGACCCGCAGGGGATGGTGACGGCCGTGACTGCGCGGCAGGACCCCGCGACCCCGATGCTGCGGCGTATTGTCTCATTCGGCGGCAAGGATTGGGCGCTGGGCTATTACCCCAAAAACAATTCGAGGGCGCGCGGCGAAGAACTGGCGGCCATTGTGGCGATCATCGGCGTCGCGCTGACCAGCATCATCTGCGGCCTGTTCGGCTACGTCATCTACAACAACATACGATTGAGCCGGGAGATCGAGGTCAGGATCGGCTTCGAGAATCGTCTCACCGCGGTGATCGGCGAACTCAATCATCGTGTGAAGAACATTCTTGCGGTGATTCAGTCGATCGTGACGCGCACATTGCGTCATGGCACCGACGTCGATTCCGCGCGCGAACTGCTGATCGGCCGCATTCATGCGATGTCGAACGTGGTGTCCCTGCTCAGCGACAGTCAGTGGCAGGGCGTGAAACTCAGAGGGTTGCTGGAATCCCGCGCGATTCCCCATGCGGAACGCATCGCGCTGAGCGGCCCCGATATTGCGGTCAGTCCGCGGGCGGCGCAAAGCCTGTCGCTGCTGTTCTTTGAATTGGCCTCTCATGCGGACGAAGGCCTGTCGCTGGTCGGCAAACACCCCAACATCTCGGCGCAATGGCATGTGATGGGCCAGGGCAAGGATGCGATTTTTGATTTTCGCTGGGAGGAGTTCAATACCAGTGCCGCGACGCGGCGTCCGGACAGCGACTTCGGTGTTATCCTGCTCGATCGTGTCGCCCCCGAAGCGCTTGGTGGAGCCTCGAAGCGGTATTTCACCGATGTGAGTTATGTCTATGAACTGACGGCGCCGATGGAGACCGTGGTCGATCAGGCGGAGCTCGACCGCACCGACCGTCTCGCAGCCCCCGTCAACACCGGCAAACGGAAATAG
- a CDS encoding response regulator, which translates to MSRSQVVAEHLPLLRRYARALSGNQASGDAYVAAMLEALLQDQSLLDEKNGPRVGLFRLFTQIWNSVAINDGADASVASIPSERRLSNITPLPRQAFLLLSLEGFSEDEVSFILDTSVAEIRQLTDAAGRELAAEIATDVLIIEDETFIAMDLESLVKNLGHNVIGVARTHSDAIALAKSHRPGLILADIQLADGSSGLDAVNELLRVFEVPVVFITAYPERFLTGERPEPAFLISKPFQPAMVSAVASQALFFQRNSRNRAGKVAAS; encoded by the coding sequence ATGTCTCGTTCCCAGGTCGTTGCCGAACACTTGCCGTTGCTTCGCCGCTATGCCCGTGCCCTGTCGGGCAACCAGGCGTCAGGCGACGCCTATGTCGCCGCCATGCTGGAGGCGCTGCTGCAGGATCAGTCGCTGCTCGATGAGAAGAACGGCCCTCGCGTAGGCCTGTTTCGGCTGTTCACGCAGATATGGAATTCCGTTGCGATCAATGACGGCGCCGATGCCTCCGTGGCCTCGATCCCCTCCGAGCGGCGGTTGTCGAACATTACACCGTTGCCGCGGCAGGCTTTTCTGCTGTTGTCGCTGGAAGGCTTCTCCGAGGACGAAGTGTCGTTCATCCTTGACACCAGCGTCGCTGAGATCCGCCAGCTGACTGACGCCGCCGGCCGCGAACTCGCTGCAGAGATTGCGACCGACGTCCTGATCATCGAGGACGAGACGTTCATCGCGATGGATCTGGAGAGCCTGGTCAAGAATCTCGGACACAATGTGATCGGCGTGGCGCGAACCCATTCCGACGCCATCGCGCTGGCCAAGAGCCATCGGCCTGGCTTAATCTTGGCCGACATTCAGCTGGCGGATGGCAGCTCAGGCCTTGATGCGGTCAACGAGTTGTTGCGCGTTTTCGAGGTCCCCGTCGTGTTCATCACAGCCTATCCCGAGCGCTTCCTCACCGGCGAACGGCCGGAGCCGGCGTTTTTGATCTCCAAACCGTTCCAGCCCGCCATGGTATCGGCGGTGGCGAGTCAGGCGCTGTTCTTCCAGCGCAACTCGCGCAACCGCGCGGGCAAGGTCGCCGCTTCATAA
- a CDS encoding urease accessory protein UreF, producing the protein MTWLSPSFPVGAFAYSSGLEWAVEAGDITDSTSLREWLGSMLIDGAGFNDAVFLAHTHRALTAGDAAALADVAALAAAMVPSRERQLETATQGRAFMDIARAAWSCAALEQAIAGLKQAPVYPVAVGLVSAAHGIALALTLHAFLHALTANWISAAARLVPLGQTDSQRTLASLEEIVGATGRRAFEATLDDLGSTTFRADLASMRHEAQYTRLFRS; encoded by the coding sequence ATGACATGGTTGTCGCCGTCGTTTCCGGTCGGCGCCTTTGCCTATTCCAGCGGCCTGGAATGGGCTGTCGAAGCCGGCGATATCACCGACAGCACGTCACTGCGGGAGTGGCTGGGCTCGATGCTCATCGATGGAGCCGGCTTTAACGACGCGGTTTTTCTCGCCCACACCCATCGCGCGCTCACTGCGGGGGATGCGGCGGCTCTGGCCGATGTTGCCGCGCTCGCTGCAGCCATGGTGCCATCGCGCGAGCGGCAACTGGAAACCGCCACCCAAGGGCGGGCCTTTATGGATATCGCGCGTGCGGCCTGGTCCTGCGCCGCGCTGGAGCAGGCGATCGCGGGATTGAAGCAGGCTCCGGTTTATCCCGTCGCGGTCGGTCTTGTCAGTGCGGCCCATGGCATCGCCTTGGCGCTGACCCTGCACGCCTTCCTGCATGCGCTGACGGCGAACTGGATCTCGGCGGCGGCGCGGCTGGTTCCGCTCGGGCAGACCGACAGCCAGCGAACGCTGGCGAGTCTCGAAGAGATCGTCGGTGCGACGGGCCGGCGCGCGTTTGAGGCGACGCTGGATGATCTCGGCAGTACCACCTTTCGCGCCGATCTCGCCAGCATGCGTCATGAGGCGCAATACACCAGATTGTTCCGGTCATGA